The following proteins are co-located in the Barnesiella propionica genome:
- a CDS encoding DUF5045 domain-containing protein encodes MNRKLLLMAVAVTVTTAVHAQYVTYNHDSPKQNQVTVMETGTGALSPDLYYSVLHNKYKKSAAAKNKLSFRTLAGINLYNQVDEAEAIDSALVKRAKVEALNVADRQVDIAWLAEGDKVSGQMERFRRNIDRILLSGGTPADKERWTEYYHVYQCAIKATKDAYMPNAQRKKEYLRIYEDVARQNEILVGYLAKRQNATVTNALLNATDNRTLHKGGIVRNAMSRWQESRLAVRGSQSGSNGNGEDDNESVNRGK; translated from the coding sequence ATGAACAGAAAACTATTACTCATGGCGGTGGCGGTCACCGTAACGACAGCCGTACACGCACAGTATGTAACGTACAACCATGATTCGCCGAAGCAGAATCAGGTAACGGTCATGGAGACCGGTACGGGCGCACTCTCGCCCGACCTCTATTATTCCGTGCTGCACAACAAATACAAGAAGTCGGCAGCGGCCAAAAACAAGCTCTCGTTCCGCACGCTTGCCGGTATCAATCTCTACAACCAGGTGGACGAAGCGGAAGCCATTGATTCGGCCTTGGTCAAGCGGGCGAAGGTCGAGGCGTTGAACGTTGCCGACCGGCAGGTGGACATCGCATGGCTTGCCGAGGGCGATAAGGTCAGCGGACAGATGGAGCGGTTCCGGCGCAACATCGACCGTATTCTCCTGTCCGGTGGCACTCCGGCCGACAAGGAACGGTGGACGGAATACTACCACGTCTATCAGTGTGCCATCAAAGCCACGAAAGACGCCTATATGCCCAATGCCCAGCGAAAGAAGGAGTATCTGCGCATTTACGAGGATGTGGCACGGCAGAACGAGATTTTAGTGGGCTACCTTGCCAAGCGTCAGAACGCAACGGTGACGAATGCACTGCTGAACGCAACGGACAACCGTACCCTGCATAAAGGCGGTATTGTCCGCAATGCCATGAGCCGGTGGCAGGAATCACGCCTTGCGGTGCGTGGTTCGCAATCGGGCAGCAACGGAAACGGCGAAGATGACAACGAGAGTGTAAACAGAGGGAAATAA